From the genome of Triticum aestivum cultivar Chinese Spring chromosome 1A, IWGSC CS RefSeq v2.1, whole genome shotgun sequence:
GCGCGATAAATGAAATTATGCAAAGCTCACATATGTTCAATCTGCCTTGAACTGTTTGGCGAAAGAGGTGTGCTGGAAACCAGAAAAGTGCAAGTTTAAGCCATAGTTAAAAGTCTCAAGCATATTTCCATACTGTCATTTAAATGGAATTAATCAGTAGGTGTTTAGTCTTTTGTCGCTGTATCTATAACTGGGATATCGCTCCACTGAAGGGTTAATGCAGGAACGGAACTACCCATGTTCCGTCAAGCTTTCAAGTGAACTTTGTCACTTGGCGTGGTCAAACTTCAAGAACACTTTGTTATTTTGATGCAACAATCTTACAACGGGCGTGGGCTGTTACTCTACATCTTTGTTTAATATTCTGAACAGTTTAAAAGTAATGTATGACAGATTGGAATGGCAGGCGGTTTAGAAACTCTGTGTACGAGTCCACCGTAGGTTTAGTTTGGGGGTTTGTGGTGCCGTGCTCATTCGGTGTATGGGCCTAGGTGGCCAATCTCGAGTTGAACACCAACACCTTACTGTAAAGTGTAAAGTGACCTCACTAGCAGCAAAatattctctctctttttttctaggCAAGTACTGCATTATTTCTTTTATATGCCTTATTAAAAGTAATGTATCACAACAAACTTGTGTGCGTTCTGCCGCTGAACATCGGCTGTTTATTACCACGCCATGGCGCGATAGGTGAAATTATTCAAACCTCGCATATTGCCATCTGAAGCAGAGTACCAAGTAAAGAAAAAGCATATTGCCACTACAAGTAGTAGCCATCATTGGAATTAGGAGGGATTTAGTCTTTTCTCATTTTTTGATACTCGTCTCTGGGACAAAGCTCCACCGAATGGTTAATGCAGGAATGAAACTAACTATGTTGTTCCATCAAACTTTCATCACTATTTGTTACCTGGCGTCTTCAAAGTTGAAGAACACTTCGTTATTTTGATGCAGCGGTCTTGCCATGTGTGGGCTTAAAGGGCTTAAGACTATACGCTATTACTGCACATCACTGTTTAATATTCTGAACGGTGTTAAAAAAACTGTTTTCTTTGAGTTGCACATTTTTTACACCAGTAATCTGAATACTCTGCTTTGTATAACAGATTGGAATGTCAAACGGCTTAGAAACTCTGTGTGGTCAAGCTTACGGGGCCGAACAGTACGGCAGATTGGGAGTGCAAACCTACAGAGCTATGGTCACCCTGACGGCTGTCAGCATTCCAATCTCACTTCTCTGGGTATTCATGGGAAAACTCCTGACCCTCATAGGCCAGGACCCCATGATCTCGCATGAAGCCGGAAGATACATAATGTGGTTGATTCCGGCCCTCTTCGCATATGCTGTCAGCCAGCCCTTAACAAAGTTCTTACAGTCTCAGAGTCTGATAATCCCTATGCTTTGGTCCTCCATTGCGACGTTGCTCTTGCACATTCCTGTTTGCTGGTTATTAGTGTTCAAGACCAGCCTTGGGTACATTGGAGCCGCTTTGGCGATAAGCGTATCATACTGGTTGAACGTGTTCATGCTTGTCGCATACATCGGATGCTCAAACTCTTGTAAGGAGACATTCTCGCGTCCTACACTCGATGCTTTCAGTGGAGTGGGTGTGTTCATGCGCCTAGCTCTGCCGTCTGCATTAATGTTATGGTAAGCACAGCAGTGTGATTTAGAATGGCCACATGTCACGTTACTTTTCCCTATTGAGCTAACGAGTTTCTGTTCGAATCTTCCAGTTTTGAGTGGTGGTCATTTGAGGTCATTATTCTTCTGTCTGGACTTCTACCCAATCCAGAGTTGCAAACTTCAGTTCTATCTACATGGTAAGAATTTCCCATGTAAGGTAATATGCACTGATGGTAATATTTGCATCATATTCACGCACGTCTTTTTTTGCAGCATGACAACAATCACATTGATGTATACTATAGCATATGGGATTGGTGCTGCTGGAAGGTAAGTAGAAGCTTAACAAACTTCTAGATATTACTTATTTTTTGGATGGGATTATCATTTGATGACGGCATTCTGTATTTTTATTCAAATGGCAGCACTCGTGTATCAAATGAATTAGGTGCCGGGAATCCTGAAGGTGCTCGACTGGCTGTCCGCGTTGTGATGTCTATTGCTGTGACTGAGGCAGTTCTCATCACTGGGGCACTGTTAGCATCCCAGCACATCTTGGGATATGCATACAGCAGTGATAAGGAGGTTGTTGATTATGTCAATGCAATGGTTCCCTTCATCTGCATCTCAGTTGCTGCTGATAGCCTACAAGGAGTTCTCTCAGGTTAAAATTTTCTAACTACCGATTGATCTGTCAATTTTACCGTCCCTTCAAAAGAGTGTGATGTTATAATGATTTCGGCAGCCATAAGCTATACTTGTTTCCAGCCATGACACCATactgtgatatatatatatatatatcttcaccCTGTAGTTTGATTTCGATAATTCAGTATGTAGCTTTTATCCAGTTTGGTAATAAGCCTTGCTAGGTAGCAAGTGAAACTATTATCTGTGAGTCATGCCGATTTCGCAAAGACATTACCAGGTAACGTGCCACTTATTAGATTTGTTAATGTTTCGCTATACTAATGCTATTTTGTGTTGTGGAAGCCGACATTGTTACTTGGGGAGTTACTTGTTTGTTCTTTCAAACATGTGCTCTTACGTGAACATGGATGGCGGTGTTTACGTCCACACACATCTGGCTGGGATGTAACCTTAAGTGGGCGCCACCTCACTAAGTATGCAATCACTTGCACCTTTCTTCTAGCTAGTGGAACTGTTGTTTCCTTCACAGGTCTGTTTCACTAGATGTGCAAATTCATGCTTGTTGACAGTTCTGGACAGGCAAAAATTATGAACTATACTTGCTCAAACATATGCTCTTGCCTGGCATTTCCAACATAAGCTTAATTTAGACACAGGCAAGATCCTCATGTATACTGACATCATATCGCTAAACTCCAATAGAGAAGAATCCGCTCTTTCTGTTCTTTCTACATAGTTTTAGCACCAGATGCATTCATGTCTAGTGCTAAGTGCTAACACGCATTGTGTGTTAATCATTCAGGTATTGCTCGAGGGTGCGGGTCGCAGCACCTGGGCGCCTATGTGAACCTCGGTTCGTTCTATCTGTTTGGGATTCCGATGTCCCTCCTTCTTGGGTTTGTTCTGAAGATGGGAGGGAAAGGGCTTTGGATGGGCATTTCCTGCGGCTCCATAATGCAATTCCTACTTCTGTCCGGCATAGTGTTCTTCAGCAACTGGCAAAAGATGGTTCGCTCTTTCATC
Proteins encoded in this window:
- the LOC123067098 gene encoding protein DETOXIFICATION 14 — translated: MEDRAPLLPRRQEAAAAAKSGGWRCGAAAAEARKVAHVALPMAAVSVAQYAVQVASNMMVGHLPGGVLALSASAIATSLASVSGFSLLIGMSNGLETLCGQAYGAEQYGRLGVQTYRAMVTLTAVSIPISLLWVFMGKLLTLIGQDPMISHEAGRYIMWLIPALFAYAVSQPLTKFLQSQSLIIPMLWSSIATLLLHIPVCWLLVFKTSLGYIGAALAISVSYWLNVFMLVAYIGCSNSCKETFSRPTLDAFSGVGVFMRLALPSALMLCFEWWSFEVIILLSGLLPNPELQTSVLSTCMTTITLMYTIAYGIGAAGSTRVSNELGAGNPEGARLAVRVVMSIAVTEAVLITGALLASQHILGYAYSSDKEVVDYVNAMVPFICISVAADSLQGVLSGIARGCGSQHLGAYVNLGSFYLFGIPMSLLLGFVLKMGGKGLWMGISCGSIMQFLLLSGIVFFSNWQKMSDNARESVFGGTLAEKEPLMSDVTGAA